GGCGAGGGGCGGATCACGCGCTGGTTCGGCACCTGCACCGATATCCATGAGCAGAAACTGGCGCTCGAGGAGCGGGAGATCGTCAGCCAGGAGCTGTCGCACCGTATCAAGAACATCTTTGCCGTCGTTTCCGGCCTGATCTCCTTCGCCGCGCGTGGCAAGCCCAACTTCGCCGCGACCGCCGCGGACCTGCGCGAACGCATCACTGCGCTCGGCCGGGCGCACGATTTCGTGCGCCCGCACAGCGCGACCAGCGCACGGCCGTCTGTCCGCCAGGACAGCCTTCACGGATTGCTCGCCGAACTGTTCGAACCCTATCGCCGGGACGGGCGGCTGCCGATCGCGATCGAGGGCGAGGACATCGTCATTGACGATCGGTCGACGACACCGCTCGCGCTGCTGTTCCACGAGCTGGCGACCAACGCGAGCAAATATGGCGCGCTGTCGACCGACGGGGGCACGGTGACGCTGACCGTGAGGCGCGGTGACGAGGCCGTGACACTCGCCTGGGTGGAGCGCGGCGGACCGCGGGTCGAGGTGCCCGAAAAGTCCAATGGCTTCGGCAGCCAGCTGATCGAACTGGCCGCGGTGCGTCAGCTCGGCGGCGAGGTCCAACGGGATTGGGACGAGGGCGGGTTCGCCGCGACCGTGACGATCCCGACCGCCGCGTTCAGCCGGCGCTAGGGCGCAGCATCACGACTCCGTCGGTCGCGCCGGCGGCCGGCGTGCCGTCGGTCGCCATGGCGGCGGCGGCCAGGATCGCCGCTTCGCTGAACGGCTTGCGGATGTAGCCGAGCGCGCACTCGCCCGCGTCGTCGATCTGCGCGGGATTGGCGGTGACGAACACCACCTTGACGCCGTAATCATTCGCGATGCGGCGTGCGATCTGCGGGCCCGTGGGCCCATCGCGCAGGTTGACGTCGACGAAGGCAAAGCCGCAGGCGGGCGCCGCCTCGAGCGCACTTGCGCTGTCCGCCGCGATCGCTGCGACCTGATAGCCGGCGTCGAGCAGGATCCGCTCGAGATCGAGCGCGACGAAAATCTCATCTTCGACGATCAGGGCGGTCTTGCTCATCACACTTTCCGGCTTTGGCTTTGCCAAACCCATGTTAAGCTCATTTGTTCCGCAGCCCCGCGCATATGTCCGTCAATTCCGGCCCGGGCGTTGCAGCAGGAACACGGCATGCTGCGCAAACAGATTGGCGGCGGCGGAGCTGCGCTGGCGGTCGCCTGACAGGAACCACGCACCCTCGACGCGAATGCCGCGATCTTTCAGAAAGGCGCGGAAATCGTCGATCGTCAGATGATGGATGTTGGGCGTATCGTACCATTGCTGCGGCAGCTGGCGCGTCACCGGCATCCGCCCGCCCCAGAGCAGCGACAGCCGCACGCGCCATTGCGCGAAATTGGGAAAGCTGACGAAGGCGCGCCGGCCGATGCGCAGCAACTCGTCCAGCACCAGGTCGGGCGCGCGCGCGGTCTGCAGCGTCTGGCTAAGGATCGCATAGTCGAAACTGTCGTCGGGATAGCCGGCCAGGTCGACGTCGGCGTCGCCCTGGATCACCGACAGGCCGCGCGCCACCGCGGCGGCGACGTTGCCGGCGTCGATCTCCAGCCCGCGCGCGTCGCAGCCGCGTTCGTCGCGCAGCGCCGCCATCAGCGCGCCGTCGCCGCAGCCGACGTCGAGCACGCGCGTGCCGCGGGCGACGTGGCGCGCGATCATCGCAAGGTCGGGGCGCAAGGTCATGCCCGCCCGCCCTTCAGGAAGCCGTCGACGACGCGGTTCATCTCGGGCGCGTCGAGCAGGAAGGCGTCGTGGCCATAGGGGCTCGACAGTTCGACGAAGCTGACCGCTGCGCCCGCGGCATTGAGCGCATGGACGATGTTGCGCGATTCGAGCGTCGGATACAGCCAGTCGGTATCGAAGCTGACCAGGCAGAAACGCGTGCGCGTGCCCCGGAACGCGTTGGCGAGCCGCCCGCCATGCTCCTCCGCCAGATCGAAATAATCGAGCGCGCGGGTGATGTAGAGATAGCTGTTGGCATCGAACCGGTCGACGAAGGCGAGGCCCTGATGGCGCAGATAGCTTTCCACCTGGAAATCGGCGTCGAAGCCGAAGCTCTTCGCGCCGTCCTGCCTACCGGGGCGCGCCTGCAGGCGGCGGCCGAACTTCTCGGTGAGCCCGGCTTCGGACAGATAGGTGATGTGCGCCGCCATCCGCGCGACCGCAAGGCCCGCGGCGGGCGGCTCGCCGTCGTAATAGTCGCCGGCGTTCCACTTGGGATCGGCCATGATCGCCTGGCGCCCGACCTCGTGGAACGCGATATTCTGCGCCGAATGGCGCGCGGTGGCGGCGATCACCACCGCCGCGCGCACGCGGGCCGGAAAGGTCGCGGCCCAGCTCAGCGCCTGCATGCCCCCCATCGACCCGCCGACCACCGCCTTCAGCGTCGCGACGCCCAGATGATCGAGCAACAGCGCCTGCGCCCGCACCATGTCGCGGATCGTAATGACAGGAAAGCGCATCGCCCATGGCCGCCCGGTCGCGGGGTCGATCGTCGCGGGGCCGGACGATCCCATGCAGCTGCCGATGACGTTGGTGCAGATGACGAAGTCGCGCGCCGGATCGATCGGCCTGCCCGGCCCGACCATCCGCGTCCACCAGCCCGGCTTGCCGGTGCGCGGATGGACGGAGGCGACATGCTGGTCGCCGGTCAGCGCATGGCAGACGAGCACCGCATTGCCTCCGTCCGGGGCGAGCGTGCCGTAGGTTTCGTACGCGATCTCGACCGGCGACAGCAGCGCGCCGCCGTCGAGCCGAAGCGGCCCGGGCAGCGTCGCGTGGCGCTGCGGACCGAAGCGCTGGTCGTCAGACATGCAAGGTTCGCTAGGGCGCGGCGGCCGGCAACACAAGGCGCACGACTCTCCTCCTGCTCTCCCCGCCTGCGGCTGCAGCGCCTTCTGCTCCTCCCGCAGGCGGGAGGGGAGCTTTGCCGTTCCGGCGGTCGGCGAGCGCGCCCCGGCCATTGGCTTGCCCGCCATTCCCGCCTAGAGCACGCGGCCATGAACGCTCCTGCTCCCAAGCCCTGGATCCTGGGCATCGCGCCCTATATTCCCGGCCGCGCGACCGCGGACGATGGCCGCAAGGTCATCAAGCTGTCGTCGAACGAAAACCCGCTCGGCACGCCCGAGGCCGCGCGCGAGGCCTATCGCAGCGCGGCGGGCGAGCTGGAGCGCTACCCGGACGCCGCCGCGGTCGAATTGCGCGCGAAGCTCGCCGCGCATTACGGGATCGAGGCGGATCGGATCGTCTACGGCACGGGCAGCGACGAAGTGCTGCACCTCGCCGCCGGCGCGTTCGCGGGGCTGGGCGACGAGATCATCCACGTCCGCTACGGCTTTGCGGTCTACGAGATCGCGACGCGCCGCGTCGGCGCGACGCCGGTGATCGCACCTGACAAGGATTATGCGACCGACGTCGACGCGATCCTCGCGGCGGTCACCGACCGGACGCGCATCGTCTTCGTCGCCAATCCCAACAATCCGACCGGCACGTATACGTCCCGCGCCGACATCGCACGGCTGCACGCGGGCCTGCGCAAGGATATCCTTCTGGTTCTCGACCAGGCCTATACCGAATATCTCGACGCCGAGGACGACGACGGCGGACTGGAGCTCGCGCGTACCGAACCAAATGTCCTCGTCACGCGCACCTTCTCGAAGATCTTCGGCCTCGCTGCGGAGCGGATCGGCTGGGGCTATGCCGCGCCTGCGATCATCGATGCGATGCACCGGATCCGTGCGCCCTTCTCGTTCGGGATCGGAGCGCAACGCGCCGCGATCGCCGCGCTGGCCGACACCGATTTCGTCGCGCGCAGCCGCGAGCACAATCGCGAATGGCGCGGCTGGTTCGCGCGTGCGGTGGACGCGATCCCCGGCCTGCGCGCCGTGCCGTCCAAGGCGAATTTCGTGCTGGTGACGTTCGACGGCGCGCTGACCGCCGAAGTG
This portion of the Sphingomonas sp. FARSPH genome encodes:
- the metX gene encoding homoserine O-acetyltransferase MetX, whose protein sequence is MSDDQRFGPQRHATLPGPLRLDGGALLSPVEIAYETYGTLAPDGGNAVLVCHALTGDQHVASVHPRTGKPGWWTRMVGPGRPIDPARDFVICTNVIGSCMGSSGPATIDPATGRPWAMRFPVITIRDMVRAQALLLDHLGVATLKAVVGGSMGGMQALSWAATFPARVRAAVVIAATARHSAQNIAFHEVGRQAIMADPKWNAGDYYDGEPPAAGLAVARMAAHITYLSEAGLTEKFGRRLQARPGRQDGAKSFGFDADFQVESYLRHQGLAFVDRFDANSYLYITRALDYFDLAEEHGGRLANAFRGTRTRFCLVSFDTDWLYPTLESRNIVHALNAAGAAVSFVELSSPYGHDAFLLDAPEMNRVVDGFLKGGRA
- the hisC gene encoding histidinol-phosphate transaminase, yielding MNAPAPKPWILGIAPYIPGRATADDGRKVIKLSSNENPLGTPEAAREAYRSAAGELERYPDAAAVELRAKLAAHYGIEADRIVYGTGSDEVLHLAAGAFAGLGDEIIHVRYGFAVYEIATRRVGATPVIAPDKDYATDVDAILAAVTDRTRIVFVANPNNPTGTYTSRADIARLHAGLRKDILLVLDQAYTEYLDAEDDDGGLELARTEPNVLVTRTFSKIFGLAAERIGWGYAAPAIIDAMHRIRAPFSFGIGAQRAAIAALADTDFVARSREHNREWRGWFARAVDAIPGLRAVPSKANFVLVTFDGALTAEVAYQALMTAGYATRWLPGQGLPNALRITIGTEAEMRAVVEVLRTEAARA
- the metW gene encoding methionine biosynthesis protein MetW; the protein is MTLRPDLAMIARHVARGTRVLDVGCGDGALMAALRDERGCDARGLEIDAGNVAAAVARGLSVIQGDADVDLAGYPDDSFDYAILSQTLQTARAPDLVLDELLRIGRRAFVSFPNFAQWRVRLSLLWGGRMPVTRQLPQQWYDTPNIHHLTIDDFRAFLKDRGIRVEGAWFLSGDRQRSSAAANLFAQHAVFLLQRPGRN
- a CDS encoding response regulator, translating into MSKTALIVEDEIFVALDLERILLDAGYQVAAIAADSASALEAAPACGFAFVDVNLRDGPTGPQIARRIANDYGVKVVFVTANPAQIDDAGECALGYIRKPFSEAAILAAAAMATDGTPAAGATDGVVMLRPSAG